A window of the Candidatus Poribacteria bacterium genome harbors these coding sequences:
- the ftsE gene encoding cell division ATP-binding protein FtsE, which translates to MIQFYNVNMEYKRGIKVLYDVSFHVDKGEFVFLVGPSGAGKTTVLRLIYRDLIPTSGEIIVVGKNLSRMKNSQIPYLRRRIGMVFQDFKLLPHRSVFDNIALPMKVVGAGRSAIRRNVNQLLHLTGLTHRRDAYPEEISGGEQQRVAIARAIANDPLLLLADEPTGNLDPNLSLEIMRLFEALNYRGTTVFIATHNYALVRRMGKRVIRIERGRVFEE; encoded by the coding sequence ATGATACAGTTCTATAACGTCAATATGGAATACAAAAGGGGTATAAAGGTTTTATATGATGTTTCCTTTCACGTCGACAAAGGTGAGTTCGTCTTTCTGGTCGGACCGAGCGGGGCGGGCAAGACAACCGTGCTGAGGTTGATCTACAGAGATCTGATCCCCACATCGGGTGAGATCATAGTCGTCGGCAAGAACCTCTCGCGCATGAAAAACTCGCAGATACCGTATCTGAGGCGGAGGATCGGGATGGTCTTTCAGGATTTCAAGCTCCTTCCACATAGGAGCGTCTTCGATAACATCGCCCTGCCGATGAAGGTTGTAGGAGCCGGTAGGAGCGCCATCAGGAGAAACGTCAATCAGCTCCTGCATCTGACGGGCCTCACGCATCGTAGGGATGCCTATCCGGAGGAGATATCGGGCGGCGAACAGCAGCGTGTGGCGATCGCCCGCGCCATAGCCAACGATCCCCTCCTCCTCTTGGCCGATGAGCCGACGGGAAACCTGGACCCCAATCTGTCACTTGAGATAATGCGGCTGTTCGAGGCTCTTAACTACAGAGGCACCACGGTCTTCATAGCCACCCATAACTACGCCTTGGTCAGAAGAATGGGTAAAAGGGTGATCAGGATAGAACGGGGGAGGGTGTTTGAGGAATGA
- a CDS encoding permease-like cell division protein FtsX, with product MSYIIEETFSNLKSGGVVNLISGITIALATIILSLLMLALEYIGGEIRSFKDKPALVVFLSDALDESSTGRLKSQVEKLEGVKSVDYVSKEKALERCRKIFGDEWKLIIEGLEDINPLPTSLEITVKDDWLTPDRLAKMAEKLKGLEGVEDVRRETEAGILVKRMEAALWGTGVVLGIASAAIVFFSVMLTAHFRREEIRIMRLVGATNWFIRGPLILQGVFLGFFGAVVGQLAFYGIFRLYAPQIGISKFLPPDRIILLILLGIGFGLLGGIAPIRRYVEA from the coding sequence ATGAGCTACATCATAGAGGAGACCTTCTCAAATCTGAAGAGCGGAGGGGTGGTGAATCTGATAAGCGGCATCACCATCGCATTAGCGACGATAATCCTGAGTCTCCTCATGCTGGCTTTGGAATATATCGGTGGGGAGATACGATCCTTCAAAGATAAACCCGCCCTCGTCGTCTTCCTCTCCGATGCCCTTGACGAATCCTCGACAGGCAGGTTGAAAAGCCAGGTGGAAAAATTGGAGGGCGTTAAATCGGTCGATTATGTCTCCAAAGAAAAGGCGCTCGAGAGATGCAGGAAGATCTTCGGCGATGAGTGGAAACTTATAATAGAGGGATTAGAAGATATAAATCCGCTCCCGACCTCCCTGGAGATCACCGTTAAGGATGATTGGCTCACGCCCGATAGATTGGCCAAGATGGCGGAAAAACTTAAAGGTCTTGAAGGGGTGGAGGACGTCAGACGTGAAACTGAGGCTGGGATCTTAGTGAAACGTATGGAGGCGGCGCTTTGGGGAACGGGAGTGGTCCTGGGTATAGCTTCTGCGGCCATCGTCTTCTTCTCGGTGATGCTGACGGCACATTTCAGGCGCGAGGAGATAAGGATAATGAGGCTCGTCGGAGCGACCAACTGGTTCATAAGAGGTCCCCTCATCCTACAGGGTGTGTTCCTGGGATTTTTCGGAGCGGTCGTCGGACAGCTCGCATTTTACGGTATCTTCAGGCTTTATGCCCCCCAGATCGGGATATCGAAATTCCTTCCTCCCGATAGGATCATCCTCCTGATCCTCCTGGGGATCGGCTTCGGACTTCTGGGAGGAATCGCCCCGATAAGGAGATACGTGGAGGCATAG
- a CDS encoding DUF4981 domain-containing protein, with protein sequence MTRDWENPEVIGRNRETPHCTLTPYPDEKMAARCDRSSSPFFRSLNGKWKFKYSPNPDARPIDFYKPDYDVSSWDEIEVPGNWEMKGYGIPIYTNVQYPFKPDPPKVPHDDNPVGSYRTEFEIPESWRGRQIFVHFDGVCSAFYIWVNGEMVGYSQGSMTPAEFNITKYLQPERNVLAMEVYRWSDGSYLEDQDFWYLSGIYRDVYLFSTPNVHMRDFFVRCDLDGDYRDAMLLVTVKVRNYSQIEAGPHAVRLTLLDENGEPVELRSLSGGGSERIPASSEETVEIKARVDNPKKWSAEYPNLYMVVLTLLDGSGKVMEAESCRFGFRKIEIRDCQLLINGVPVLIKGVNRHEIHPDLGRAITEEVMLQDIKLMKRFNINAVRTSHYPNHPRWYELCDEYGIYLIDEANVESHGLWDVLPDSDPKWLKACLDRMARMVERDKNHPSVIIWSLGNEAGQGTVFEEMAAYARKADPTRPIHYERQNEVADIDSRMYPHVDQVIQVGRGDRDKPYIMCEYAHAMGNAIGNLKEYWEAIETYKPLIGGCIWDWVDQGLRKYIETEEGERVWFWAYGGDFGDQPNDGNFCINGIITPDREVTPKLWEVKKVYQYIKIEPVDLSEGRVRIRNGYSFTNLNEFEIRWTLSEDGEILRSGRIDPLDLPPGESVELKIPFETPKLKPGAEYWMRISFHLREGKPWAPEGHEVAWEQLKLPFDAPPKPEISFDEMPDLSISETDDFIEMRGERFSIRFDRRSGSIESLKFDGKDILVEGPKLNVFRAPTDNDVWIRNKWYELRLNSLNPELRGIEARRLNSKAVQVTVDLIYRGRGDVRFEHTCRYTVYGNGLIHLHNFIKPFGDLPVLPKIGLITVVRGDYENFVYYGRGPHENYIDRKTSADVGLYHSTVTDQYVRYVRPQENGNREDVRWAALLDESGDGLLVVADELMCVTALHYSPEDLDRAGHIHELHPRGEIFLCLDYRQCGLGNASCGPPVLEKYRLYPEPIEFGLSLRGYSTEMGDIGEIVRYRSPEAV encoded by the coding sequence ATGACACGCGATTGGGAGAACCCCGAGGTGATCGGAAGGAACAGGGAAACACCTCATTGCACGCTCACGCCCTATCCCGATGAAAAGATGGCGGCGAGATGCGATAGGAGCTCATCGCCTTTCTTCAGATCGCTTAACGGCAAATGGAAGTTCAAATACTCGCCTAACCCGGATGCACGGCCCATCGATTTTTACAAACCGGATTATGACGTAAGCTCATGGGATGAGATCGAAGTGCCCGGCAACTGGGAGATGAAAGGATATGGCATACCGATCTACACGAACGTCCAGTATCCGTTTAAGCCCGATCCGCCTAAAGTTCCCCACGACGATAATCCCGTAGGTTCATACCGAACCGAGTTCGAGATACCCGAGAGCTGGAGAGGCAGACAGATCTTCGTCCATTTCGACGGCGTTTGCAGCGCCTTCTATATCTGGGTTAACGGTGAGATGGTCGGTTACAGCCAGGGCAGCATGACACCGGCCGAGTTCAATATAACGAAATACCTACAGCCTGAGAGGAATGTCCTCGCCATGGAGGTGTACCGCTGGAGCGACGGGAGCTATCTGGAGGATCAGGATTTCTGGTATCTGAGCGGGATCTACAGGGATGTATACCTCTTCTCGACGCCTAACGTCCATATGAGGGATTTCTTCGTCAGATGCGATCTGGACGGGGATTATCGAGACGCTATGCTCCTCGTGACCGTCAAGGTTCGTAATTACTCCCAGATCGAAGCCGGCCCACATGCGGTCAGGTTAACCCTGTTGGATGAGAACGGCGAGCCGGTGGAGCTGAGATCGCTTTCGGGCGGCGGGAGCGAACGCATCCCCGCCTCGAGTGAGGAAACGGTGGAGATCAAAGCGCGGGTCGATAACCCCAAGAAATGGTCGGCGGAATACCCGAACCTCTACATGGTCGTGCTGACGCTTCTGGATGGCTCGGGGAAGGTTATGGAGGCGGAAAGCTGTAGATTCGGATTCCGTAAGATCGAGATCAGAGACTGTCAGTTGCTCATAAACGGCGTCCCGGTTCTGATAAAGGGGGTCAACAGACATGAGATACATCCCGATCTAGGGCGGGCCATCACGGAGGAGGTGATGCTCCAGGATATCAAATTGATGAAGCGGTTTAACATCAATGCCGTCCGCACATCCCATTATCCGAACCATCCCAGATGGTATGAGCTGTGCGACGAATACGGGATCTACCTGATAGACGAGGCCAACGTCGAATCTCATGGCCTTTGGGACGTGCTCCCCGACAGCGACCCGAAATGGCTAAAGGCCTGTCTGGATCGGATGGCGAGGATGGTGGAGCGGGATAAGAACCACCCGTCGGTGATAATCTGGTCGTTGGGCAACGAGGCGGGGCAGGGGACGGTCTTCGAGGAGATGGCGGCCTACGCCCGAAAAGCCGATCCCACCCGTCCGATCCACTACGAACGGCAGAACGAGGTTGCGGATATAGATAGTCGGATGTATCCCCATGTGGACCAAGTTATCCAGGTCGGGAGGGGCGATCGGGACAAGCCCTACATCATGTGTGAGTATGCCCACGCCATGGGGAACGCCATAGGAAACCTCAAGGAGTACTGGGAGGCTATAGAGACCTACAAACCGCTGATAGGCGGATGTATCTGGGACTGGGTCGACCAGGGGCTGAGGAAGTACATCGAGACAGAGGAGGGCGAGAGGGTCTGGTTTTGGGCTTACGGCGGCGATTTCGGCGATCAGCCGAACGACGGGAATTTCTGCATAAACGGGATCATTACGCCTGATAGGGAGGTGACCCCCAAACTGTGGGAGGTCAAAAAGGTCTACCAGTACATCAAGATCGAGCCCGTGGATCTATCGGAGGGAAGGGTGAGGATCAGAAACGGCTACTCCTTTACGAACCTGAACGAGTTTGAGATCAGATGGACGCTCTCGGAGGACGGCGAGATATTGCGAAGCGGACGGATCGATCCCCTGGATCTGCCGCCGGGCGAAAGCGTTGAGCTCAAGATACCCTTCGAGACGCCGAAGCTCAAACCTGGTGCCGAATACTGGATGCGGATCAGCTTCCATCTCCGTGAGGGTAAACCGTGGGCTCCGGAGGGACATGAGGTGGCCTGGGAACAGCTCAAGCTCCCGTTCGACGCTCCTCCTAAACCGGAGATCAGCTTCGATGAAATGCCGGATCTATCGATCTCGGAGACAGATGATTTCATCGAGATGAGGGGCGAGAGGTTCTCGATCCGGTTCGATAGGAGGTCGGGATCGATCGAATCGTTGAAGTTCGACGGTAAGGATATACTCGTGGAAGGGCCCAAGCTGAACGTCTTCCGAGCTCCGACCGATAACGACGTCTGGATCAGGAACAAATGGTATGAGCTGAGGTTAAATTCGCTTAACCCGGAGCTCAGGGGTATCGAGGCGCGCAGACTGAACTCGAAGGCGGTTCAAGTGACGGTGGATCTCATCTATCGCGGCAGAGGTGATGTGAGGTTTGAACATACCTGTCGTTACACGGTTTACGGGAATGGCCTCATCCATCTTCACAATTTCATAAAACCGTTCGGCGATCTCCCCGTTTTGCCAAAGATCGGGCTTATAACGGTCGTCAGGGGCGATTATGAGAACTTCGTCTATTACGGCCGTGGTCCGCATGAGAACTACATCGACAGGAAAACGAGCGCCGACGTCGGGTTATACCACAGCACTGTGACGGATCAGTACGTCAGATATGTCCGACCTCAGGAGAACGGGAATAGAGAGGACGTGCGGTGGGCGGCCCTGTTGGACGAGTCGGGCGACGGGTTGCTCGTCGTGGCGGACGAGCTGATGTGCGTC